One segment of Acidovorax sp. DW039 DNA contains the following:
- a CDS encoding hydantoinase B/oxoprolinase family protein → MTRSSETASSSSTPSHRDQRWQFWIDRGGTFTDVVGKRPDGTLVTHKLLSENPEQYKDAAVAGIRHLLGLKPGEPVTPDLVECVKMGTTVATNALLERKGEPTLLITTQGFKDALRIAYQNRPRLFDRHIVLPELLYERVVEAQERMGAHGEVIEPLDEAHLKERLWAAYDAGLRSAAIVFMHGYRYTAHEEAAARIARQIGFTQVSASHATSPMMKLVSRGDTTVVDAYLSPILRRYVDQVASEMPGVKLFFMQSSGGLTDAQVFQGKDAILSGPAGGIVGMARTAGLAGHDKVIGFDMGGTSTDVSHYAGEFEREFETQVAGVRMRAPMMSIHTVAAGGGSILGFDGARFRVGPESAGANPGPASYRRGGPLAVTDANVMVGKIQPAHFPKVFGHAANEALDGDAVAQKFGDLASQTGRSAEDVAHGFIQIAVQQMANAIKKISVARGYDVTRYTLQCFGGAGGQHACLVADALGMTRVFVHPLAGVLSAYGMGLADQNVIREQAVETKLVPEALAGIEATLDQLATTARTELERQQVGAGTAVVHRRVHVRYEGSDSALIVPFGSLAEITAGFEAAYRQRFAFLMQGKGLMVEAVSVEAVVPGDAPEESRHTLQPAREVPRRSTVRMYTGGVDGVPAWHDAALVVREDLRPGDVILGPAIIAEKNATTIVEPGWEAALTDLDHLLLNRRVARAVQHAVGTTVDPVLLEVFNNLFMNIAEQMGLQLQNTAYSVNIKERLDFSCALFDAEGNLIANAPHMPVHLGSMGESIKTVIRENAGRMQPGDVFVLNDPYHGGTHLPDITVITPVYIADEATPTFYVGSRGHHADVGGTTPGSMPPFSTRIEEEGVQINNVKLVERGVLREAEMVALLESGEYPSRNPQQNMADLRAQIAANEKGQQELRRMVGEFGLDVVQAYMRHVQDNAEESVRRVITRLKDGSFTLPLDNGAQISVAVKVDATSRSATIDFTGTSPQQTNNFNAPTAVCMAAVLYVFRTLVDDDIPLNAGCLKPLNVIIPPGSMLNPNPQASVVAGNVETSTCITNALYGALGLMAAGQCTMNNFTFGSTRYQYYETISGGSGAGGVWDANGQLAGGFDGTSVVQCHMTNSRLTDPEVLEFRFPVRLEGYAIRKGSGGAGRWRGGDGGVRRVRFLEPMTASILSNGRQQPAFGMAGGLPGAVGVNKVVRSDGRTELLGHIGQVEMQPGDVFEIHTPGGGGFGSLG, encoded by the coding sequence ATGACCCGTTCCTCAGAGACTGCTTCTTCATCCTCCACGCCATCACATCGCGATCAACGTTGGCAGTTCTGGATCGACCGGGGCGGCACCTTCACCGATGTGGTGGGCAAGCGGCCTGACGGTACGCTGGTCACGCACAAGCTGCTGTCCGAGAACCCTGAGCAGTACAAGGACGCGGCCGTGGCCGGCATTCGCCACCTGCTGGGCCTGAAGCCCGGCGAGCCCGTGACGCCTGACTTGGTGGAGTGCGTGAAGATGGGCACCACGGTGGCCACCAACGCGCTGCTGGAGCGCAAGGGCGAACCCACGCTGCTCATCACCACGCAGGGCTTCAAGGACGCGCTGCGCATTGCGTACCAAAACCGTCCGCGTTTGTTTGACCGCCACATCGTGCTGCCCGAGCTGCTGTACGAGCGCGTGGTCGAGGCGCAGGAACGCATGGGTGCGCACGGTGAAGTGATCGAGCCGCTGGACGAAGCGCACCTCAAGGAGCGCCTGTGGGCCGCGTACGACGCAGGCCTGCGCAGCGCAGCCATTGTGTTCATGCACGGCTACCGCTATACCGCGCACGAAGAGGCGGCGGCCCGCATCGCGCGGCAGATTGGCTTCACGCAGGTGAGCGCATCGCACGCCACCAGCCCCATGATGAAGCTGGTGAGCCGCGGCGACACCACGGTGGTCGATGCCTACCTGTCACCCATCCTGCGCCGTTATGTGGACCAGGTGGCGAGCGAAATGCCGGGCGTGAAGTTGTTCTTTATGCAGTCGTCGGGTGGGCTGACCGATGCCCAGGTGTTCCAGGGCAAGGACGCGATTTTGAGCGGCCCGGCGGGCGGCATCGTCGGCATGGCGCGCACCGCCGGGTTGGCGGGGCACGACAAGGTCATAGGCTTTGACATGGGCGGCACTAGCACCGATGTGAGCCACTACGCCGGCGAGTTTGAGCGCGAGTTCGAGACTCAGGTGGCGGGCGTGCGCATGCGCGCCCCCATGATGAGCATCCACACCGTGGCGGCGGGTGGGGGCTCCATCCTCGGGTTTGACGGCGCACGCTTTCGCGTCGGCCCCGAAAGCGCGGGCGCCAACCCCGGCCCCGCCAGCTACCGCCGGGGCGGCCCGCTGGCCGTGACCGATGCGAACGTGATGGTGGGCAAGATCCAGCCCGCGCATTTCCCCAAGGTGTTTGGCCACGCGGCCAACGAGGCGCTGGATGGTGATGCGGTGGCGCAGAAATTTGGCGACCTGGCCTCGCAAACGGGCCGCAGCGCCGAGGACGTGGCCCACGGCTTTATCCAGATCGCCGTGCAGCAGATGGCCAACGCCATCAAAAAAATCAGCGTCGCGCGCGGCTATGACGTGACGCGCTACACGCTGCAGTGTTTTGGCGGCGCGGGCGGCCAGCACGCGTGTTTGGTGGCTGATGCGCTGGGCATGACGCGCGTGTTTGTGCATCCGCTGGCGGGCGTGCTCAGTGCCTACGGCATGGGGCTGGCCGACCAGAACGTGATCCGCGAACAGGCCGTGGAAACGAAGCTGGTGCCTGAGGCACTCGCGGGCATCGAGGCCACGCTGGATCAACTTGCCACCACCGCCCGCACCGAGCTGGAGCGCCAGCAGGTGGGCGCAGGCACAGCCGTGGTGCACCGCCGCGTGCATGTGCGCTACGAGGGCAGCGACTCGGCGCTCATCGTGCCGTTCGGCTCGTTGGCCGAGATCACCGCTGGCTTTGAAGCGGCCTACCGCCAGCGCTTTGCCTTCCTCATGCAAGGCAAAGGCCTGATGGTGGAAGCGGTCTCCGTCGAAGCCGTGGTGCCCGGCGATGCTCCCGAGGAGTCACGTCATACCCTGCAGCCCGCGCGCGAGGTGCCGCGCCGCAGCACCGTGCGCATGTACACCGGTGGTGTGGACGGCGTGCCCGCCTGGCACGACGCGGCGCTGGTGGTGCGCGAGGACCTGCGCCCCGGCGATGTGATCCTCGGCCCGGCCATCATTGCCGAGAAGAACGCCACAACAATAGTCGAGCCCGGCTGGGAGGCCGCGCTGACCGACCTGGACCACCTGCTGCTCAACCGCCGCGTGGCCCGCGCCGTGCAGCATGCCGTGGGCACCACGGTGGACCCGGTGCTGCTGGAGGTGTTCAACAACCTGTTCATGAACATTGCCGAGCAGATGGGCCTGCAGCTGCAGAACACGGCGTACTCGGTGAACATCAAAGAGCGGCTGGACTTCAGCTGCGCGTTGTTCGATGCCGAGGGCAACCTGATCGCTAACGCGCCCCATATGCCGGTGCACCTGGGATCCATGGGCGAGAGCATCAAGACCGTGATCCGCGAGAACGCAGGCCGCATGCAGCCCGGCGACGTGTTCGTGCTCAACGACCCGTACCACGGTGGCACGCACCTGCCGGACATCACCGTCATCACGCCGGTCTACATCGCCGATGAAGCGACACCCACGTTCTATGTGGGCAGCCGGGGCCACCACGCGGATGTGGGCGGCACCACGCCGGGGTCGATGCCGCCGTTCTCCACGCGCATCGAAGAAGAGGGCGTGCAGATCAACAACGTGAAGCTGGTGGAGCGCGGCGTGCTGCGCGAGGCGGAGATGGTTGCGCTGCTGGAGAGCGGCGAATACCCATCACGCAACCCGCAGCAGAACATGGCGGACTTGCGTGCGCAGATCGCAGCGAACGAGAAGGGCCAGCAGGAGCTGCGCCGTATGGTGGGCGAGTTTGGCCTTGACGTGGTGCAGGCCTACATGCGCCATGTGCAGGACAACGCCGAGGAATCCGTGCGCCGCGTCATCACGCGGTTGAAGGATGGCAGCTTCACGCTGCCGCTGGACAACGGCGCGCAGATCAGCGTGGCCGTGAAGGTGGATGCCACCAGCCGCAGTGCCACCATCGACTTCACCGGCACCAGCCCGCAGCAGACCAACAACTTCAACGCGCCCACGGCGGTGTGCATGGCGGCGGTGCTGTACGTGTTCCGCACTCTGGTAGATGACGACATTCCGCTGAATGCCGGGTGCCTCAAGCCGCTCAACGTCATCATCCCCCCCGGCAGCATGCTCAACCCGAATCCGCAGGCCTCGGTGGTGGCGGGCAATGTGGAGACCTCCACCTGCATCACCAACGCGCTGTACGGCGCGCTAGGTCTGATGGCGGCGGGGCAGTGCACCATGAACAACTTCACCTTTGGCAGCACGCGCTACCAGTACTACGAGACCATTTCGGGCGGCAGCGGCGCGGGCGGCGTGTGGGATGCGAACGGGCAACTGGCGGGCGGTTTTGACGGCACCAGCGTCGTGCAGTGCCACATGACCAACTCACGCCTCACGGACCCCGAGGTGCTGGAGTTCCGCTTTCCGGTGCGGCTGGAGGGCTATGCCATCCGCAAGGGCTCGGGCGGGGCGGGGCGGTGGAGAGGCGGCGACGGCGGCGTGCGCCGCGTGCGCTTTCTGGAGCCGATGACGGCCAGCATTCTCTCCAACGGACGGCAGCAGCCAGCTTTTGGCATGGCCGGGGGGCTCCCTGGCGCGGTGGGGGTGAACAAGGTGGTACGCAGCGATGGGCGCACGGAGCTGCTGGGCCACATCGGGCAGGTCGAGATGCAGCCCGGCGACGTGTTTGAGATCCATACGCCGGGTGGCGGCGGGTTTGGTTCTCTTGGATAA
- a CDS encoding TRAP transporter substrate-binding protein: MQRRDWMGALGGAAALGAVGGLAAGDARAATQWKLATGYKPETLHTQNIEQFAREVEKASSGDLKITVHPNNSLVKLPEILGAVQAGKAEAGEMLMSAMVKDVPLAGADSVPFIVSTYKDARRLWHYQAPLLEKALLDKGLVPLYAVPWPPQGLFTVKPVRNKSDFQGLKMRTYNATTVRIAEMLGAQPVDVATADIPKALASGQIDSMITSSLTGVESQIWTHTKYYYELNAWIPKNLVFVQKKALDALSPATRKAVLDAAKAADERGWSLSEAALKASVNELKSHGMTIDRITPELAKDINRFGERFSREWVQTVGNDATRLFVPFYTQSQ, encoded by the coding sequence ATGCAAAGACGTGATTGGATGGGGGCTCTGGGAGGAGCTGCTGCACTGGGTGCCGTGGGCGGATTGGCTGCGGGGGATGCTCGCGCTGCCACCCAGTGGAAGCTGGCCACCGGCTACAAGCCCGAAACCCTGCATACGCAGAACATCGAGCAGTTTGCGCGCGAGGTGGAGAAGGCTTCCTCGGGTGATTTGAAGATCACCGTGCACCCGAACAACAGCCTGGTCAAACTGCCAGAGATTCTGGGCGCGGTGCAGGCCGGGAAGGCCGAGGCAGGCGAGATGCTGATGTCTGCGATGGTGAAAGATGTGCCTTTGGCAGGGGCTGATTCGGTTCCCTTCATCGTGTCCACCTACAAGGATGCACGCCGCCTGTGGCATTACCAAGCCCCATTGCTGGAAAAGGCCCTGCTGGACAAGGGCTTGGTGCCGTTGTATGCCGTGCCCTGGCCGCCGCAAGGCTTGTTCACGGTCAAGCCCGTGCGCAACAAGTCGGACTTTCAGGGCCTCAAGATGCGGACCTACAACGCCACCACCGTGCGCATCGCAGAGATGCTGGGCGCGCAGCCCGTGGATGTGGCTACCGCAGACATCCCCAAGGCGCTGGCATCGGGTCAGATCGATTCCATGATCACCTCCTCGCTCACAGGGGTGGAGAGCCAGATCTGGACACACACCAAGTACTACTACGAGCTCAATGCCTGGATTCCCAAGAACCTGGTCTTTGTGCAGAAGAAGGCGTTGGACGCGTTGTCGCCCGCCACACGCAAGGCCGTACTGGATGCCGCCAAGGCGGCGGATGAAAGAGGGTGGTCCCTCAGCGAGGCTGCGCTGAAAGCTTCCGTCAACGAGCTGAAAAGCCACGGCATGACCATTGACCGCATCACGCCAGAGCTGGCCAAGGACATCAACCGTTTTGGCGAGCGATTCTCGCGGGAGTGGGTGCAGACCGTGGGGAATGATGCGACCCGGCTCTTTGTTCCTTTCTACACCCAGTCGCAATAA
- a CDS encoding winged helix DNA-binding protein, whose protein sequence is MPAKPAATAKLQPRAQPKPIVSSAHLVSDRSAEMSEFEFGLIVAGNAFHRWVVHCMSAAGLKDLTPLDVLVLHHVTHRARDKRLADICFIMNVEDTHLVNYSLKKLQGLAVVASRKNGKEVTYAATDLGRAYVQRYRDIRESCLIDALNADDALNKDIGELARLLRVLSGMYDQAARSAASL, encoded by the coding sequence ATGCCAGCCAAGCCAGCCGCCACAGCCAAACTCCAGCCTCGCGCGCAGCCCAAGCCCATCGTCTCTTCGGCCCACCTGGTATCTGATCGCAGTGCCGAGATGAGCGAGTTCGAGTTTGGTCTCATCGTGGCGGGCAACGCCTTTCACCGCTGGGTGGTGCACTGCATGTCTGCCGCGGGACTCAAAGATCTGACGCCCCTGGATGTGTTGGTGCTGCACCACGTTACGCACCGTGCGCGGGACAAGCGGCTGGCCGATATCTGCTTCATCATGAATGTGGAAGACACCCACCTGGTGAACTACTCGCTCAAAAAGCTTCAGGGGCTGGCCGTGGTGGCATCACGCAAGAACGGCAAGGAAGTGACTTATGCAGCGACGGACCTGGGGCGCGCCTACGTGCAGCGCTACAGGGATATCCGTGAGTCGTGCCTGATTGACGCATTGAACGCAGACGATGCACTGAACAAGGACATTGGTGAGCTGGCCCGATTGCTGCGTGTGCTCTCGGGCATGTATGACCAGGCCGCTCGTTCAGCTGCATCGCTGTGA
- a CDS encoding TRAP transporter substrate-binding protein: protein MKRRTFSVTTFGVALACGLSFSSVSAQTKWDLATAYPATNFHTENLAQLVSDVDKATGGKFKITLHANAALFKAPEIKRAVQGGQAQMGEILLANFQNEWQLFGADGLPFLADSYDASRKLYNAQKPFLEKKLADQGMKLLYSVPWPPQGIFTKKPLANAADLKGIKWRAYSPATARIAELVGAQPVTVQQAELSQALATGVIEATMTSGATGVDSKLYESLKYYYDTQAWLPKNAVMVNKKAFDALDKASQEALLKAAADAEARGWAQSAKVNTDTIAKLKANGMSIETPPAALKADMAKVGDAMLKEWLEKAGPEGKALVDAYRK from the coding sequence ATGAAGCGTCGCACCTTTTCCGTCACCACCTTCGGGGTGGCTCTCGCTTGCGGTCTGTCGTTCAGCTCGGTATCGGCACAGACCAAGTGGGATCTGGCCACCGCCTACCCAGCTACCAACTTCCATACCGAAAACCTCGCGCAGCTGGTCAGTGACGTGGATAAGGCTACCGGCGGCAAATTCAAGATCACGCTGCATGCCAACGCTGCACTGTTCAAGGCCCCTGAAATCAAGCGTGCCGTGCAAGGGGGCCAGGCCCAGATGGGTGAAATCCTGCTGGCCAACTTCCAGAACGAATGGCAGCTTTTCGGTGCCGATGGCCTGCCCTTTCTGGCCGACAGCTACGACGCCTCCCGCAAGCTCTACAACGCCCAGAAGCCTTTTCTGGAAAAGAAGCTGGCCGACCAGGGCATGAAGCTGCTGTACTCGGTGCCATGGCCTCCGCAAGGCATCTTCACCAAGAAGCCGCTGGCCAACGCGGCTGACCTCAAAGGCATCAAATGGCGCGCATACAGCCCGGCCACGGCACGCATTGCCGAGCTGGTGGGCGCGCAGCCAGTCACCGTGCAGCAGGCAGAGCTGTCGCAAGCCCTGGCCACCGGCGTGATTGAAGCCACCATGACATCAGGGGCCACCGGCGTAGACAGCAAGCTGTACGAAAGCCTCAAGTACTACTACGACACACAGGCCTGGCTGCCCAAGAACGCCGTGATGGTGAACAAGAAGGCCTTCGACGCGCTGGACAAGGCATCGCAAGAGGCGTTGCTCAAGGCAGCGGCAGATGCAGAGGCCCGTGGCTGGGCCCAAAGCGCCAAGGTCAACACAGACACCATCGCCAAGCTCAAGGCCAATGGCATGAGCATTGAGACGCCTCCTGCAGCCCTCAAGGCCGATATGGCCAAGGTGGGTGATGCAATGCTCAAGGAATGGCTGGAAAAAGCCGGTCCTGAAGGCAAGGCACTGGTCGACGCCTACCGCAAGTAA
- a CDS encoding TRAP transporter small permease translates to MRRLLDFIYNSAAALAALFMVGLLGMVLLSIVSRQLHFHVPGTDAYAGYLMAASGFLALAHTLKRGEHIRVTLLLNALKGGLKRAFEIWALAIATLLSLLFAIYSCKLAWQSYEFNDISTSSDATPLWIPQIAMGLGTVVLAIAFLDELVLEILGRREASQSSEALRNE, encoded by the coding sequence ATGCGCCGTCTGCTGGACTTCATTTACAACAGCGCCGCCGCCCTGGCGGCGCTTTTCATGGTGGGCTTGCTGGGCATGGTGCTGCTGTCCATCGTCAGCCGCCAGCTGCACTTTCATGTGCCCGGCACCGACGCCTATGCGGGCTACCTGATGGCTGCATCAGGCTTTCTCGCCCTGGCGCACACGCTCAAGCGCGGCGAGCACATCCGCGTCACGCTGCTGCTCAATGCACTGAAGGGTGGCCTGAAGCGGGCCTTTGAAATCTGGGCATTGGCCATTGCGACATTGCTGTCCCTGCTGTTTGCCATCTACAGCTGCAAGCTGGCCTGGCAGTCCTACGAGTTCAATGACATCTCCACCAGCTCCGACGCGACTCCGCTGTGGATTCCGCAGATCGCCATGGGCCTGGGCACCGTGGTTCTCGCCATCGCATTTCTCGACGAACTGGTGCTGGAAATTCTGGGACGGCGCGAGGCCAGCCAGAGCAGCGAAGCCTTGCGCAACGAATGA
- a CDS encoding TRAP transporter large permease subunit — translation MSDIAITGLLVLSLFLILGSGVWIGLTLSGVAWIGMQLFSARPAGDAMAVTIWGSASSWTLTALPLFIWMGEILFRTRLSQDMFKGLAPWVQSLPGRLLHTNVVGCTIFAAVSGSSAATCATIGKMTLPELTRRGYPEHMVVGTLAGASTLGLLIPPSIIMIVYGVSAEVSISQLFIAGVLPGILLAALFSGYIMVWALRHPEQVPAADVRMSFMQKLSESRSLIPVVLLIAAVLGSIYTGFATATEAAAVGVVGSLVLSAVQGSMSWSAFKESLMGATRLYCMIALILAGAAFLTLAMGYIGLPRHLAEWIASLGLNQAQLIIALAIFYIVLGCFLDGISMVVLTMGVLMPTVQAADIDTIWFGIFIVLVVEMAQITPPVGFNLFVLQGMTGRQLPWIAKVAMPMFLLMCGAVALIYVFPGIVTWLPQQMAAR, via the coding sequence ATGAGTGATATCGCCATTACCGGCCTGCTGGTGCTCTCGCTGTTCCTGATCCTGGGCAGCGGCGTCTGGATCGGGCTCACGCTCTCAGGCGTTGCCTGGATAGGCATGCAGCTCTTTTCTGCGCGCCCTGCAGGCGATGCCATGGCCGTCACCATCTGGGGCAGTGCCTCCAGCTGGACTCTTACGGCCCTGCCCCTGTTCATCTGGATGGGTGAAATCCTTTTTCGCACCCGGCTGTCGCAAGACATGTTCAAGGGTCTGGCCCCCTGGGTGCAAAGCCTGCCTGGGCGCTTGCTCCATACCAATGTGGTGGGCTGCACCATCTTTGCCGCCGTGTCGGGCTCCAGCGCCGCCACCTGCGCCACCATTGGCAAGATGACCCTGCCAGAGCTGACGCGGCGTGGCTACCCCGAGCACATGGTGGTGGGCACGCTGGCCGGGGCCAGCACGCTGGGGCTGCTGATTCCGCCGTCCATCATCATGATCGTGTATGGCGTCTCGGCAGAGGTTTCCATCTCGCAGCTGTTCATTGCAGGCGTGCTGCCCGGCATTCTGCTGGCAGCCCTGTTCTCGGGCTACATCATGGTCTGGGCGCTGCGCCATCCTGAGCAGGTGCCCGCTGCGGATGTGCGCATGAGCTTCATGCAAAAGCTCTCGGAATCGCGCAGCCTGATCCCCGTGGTGCTGCTCATCGCAGCGGTGCTGGGCAGCATCTACACCGGCTTTGCAACCGCAACGGAAGCCGCCGCCGTGGGCGTGGTGGGCTCGCTGGTGCTGTCGGCTGTGCAGGGATCCATGAGCTGGAGCGCCTTCAAGGAATCGCTGATGGGTGCCACGCGCCTGTACTGCATGATTGCGCTCATCCTGGCCGGGGCCGCCTTCCTGACCCTGGCCATGGGCTACATCGGCCTGCCCCGCCATCTGGCCGAGTGGATTGCATCGCTGGGGCTGAACCAGGCGCAACTCATCATTGCGCTGGCCATTTTCTACATCGTGCTGGGTTGTTTTCTGGATGGCATCTCCATGGTCGTGCTGACCATGGGCGTGCTCATGCCCACGGTGCAGGCCGCTGACATCGACACCATCTGGTTCGGCATCTTCATCGTGCTGGTGGTCGAGATGGCGCAGATCACCCCCCCGGTCGGCTTCAACCTGTTCGTGCTGCAGGGCATGACCGGACGCCAGCTGCCCTGGATTGCGAAAGTTGCCATGCCCATGTTCCTGCTCATGTGCGGTGCTGTGGCCTTGATCTACGTTTTTCCTGGCATCGTGACGTGGCTGCCACAGCAAATGGCTGCGCGCTGA
- the crcB gene encoding fluoride efflux transporter CrcB → MWQVISICAGACVGALARWQLGLWLNPGGLIPWGTLAANLIGGYLIGVCVAVFQALPQLDPAWRLALVTGFLGALTTFSSFSAEVVGMLQQQRYLLALGTTAVHLLGSLLLTVIGMHNATFLIASRA, encoded by the coding sequence ATGTGGCAAGTTATTTCGATCTGCGCCGGGGCATGTGTGGGCGCGCTGGCCCGCTGGCAACTGGGCCTGTGGCTCAACCCTGGTGGGCTGATTCCCTGGGGTACCCTCGCGGCCAACCTCATTGGCGGCTACCTCATCGGTGTGTGTGTTGCGGTGTTCCAGGCCCTGCCACAGCTGGATCCGGCCTGGCGTCTGGCGCTGGTCACAGGCTTTCTGGGCGCACTCACCACGTTCTCCAGCTTCTCCGCAGAAGTCGTAGGCATGCTGCAGCAGCAGCGCTACCTGCTGGCCTTGGGCACCACCGCTGTGCATCTGTTGGGCTCGCTGCTGCTCACCGTCATCGGCATGCATAACGCTACATTTTTAATAGCTTCTCGCGCTTGA
- a CDS encoding TIGR00730 family Rossman fold protein, translating to MEANTQLNERRLADAWAELHTHATNGNPLHSDAYRMAFADPEFLFRRETRGIRFQLEMLKPDLGQADQGIENTVVVFGSARFVDPEAAQKQLADAEASGDTALIARAKQAVRNAQHYDLARQFSRLVAQYSNGKPESERLYICTGGGPGIMEAANRGAHDEGALNVGLNIALPHEQSGNPYITPSLCFKFHYFALRKMHFMMRAKALVAFPGGFGTLDELFEVLTLVQTGKAKPVPIVLCGTAFWKKLINFEALVEEGTISAQDLKLFHYTDDPQEAWDYIKAFYQL from the coding sequence ATGGAAGCCAACACCCAACTCAACGAACGCCGCCTGGCCGATGCCTGGGCCGAACTGCACACCCACGCTACCAACGGCAACCCGCTGCACTCTGACGCCTACCGCATGGCGTTTGCCGACCCCGAGTTCCTCTTTCGCCGCGAGACGCGGGGCATCCGCTTTCAGCTGGAAATGCTCAAGCCCGACCTGGGTCAGGCCGACCAGGGCATTGAAAACACCGTGGTCGTGTTTGGCAGCGCCCGATTTGTCGACCCCGAGGCCGCGCAAAAGCAACTGGCTGATGCCGAAGCCAGTGGCGACACCGCGCTGATTGCCCGCGCCAAGCAGGCCGTACGCAACGCACAGCACTACGACCTGGCCCGCCAGTTCTCACGCTTGGTGGCGCAATACAGCAATGGCAAGCCCGAGTCCGAGCGCCTGTACATCTGCACCGGCGGCGGCCCCGGCATCATGGAAGCCGCCAATCGCGGCGCACACGATGAAGGCGCGCTGAACGTGGGCCTGAACATTGCCCTGCCCCACGAGCAGAGCGGTAACCCCTACATCACGCCCTCGCTGTGCTTCAAGTTCCACTACTTCGCGCTGCGCAAGATGCACTTCATGATGCGCGCCAAGGCGCTGGTCGCCTTCCCCGGTGGCTTTGGCACGCTGGACGAGCTGTTTGAAGTGCTGACCCTGGTGCAAACCGGCAAGGCCAAGCCCGTGCCCATCGTGCTGTGCGGCACCGCGTTCTGGAAGAAGCTCATCAACTTCGAAGCGCTGGTCGAAGAAGGCACCATCTCGGCGCAAGACCTCAAGCTCTTCCACTACACGGACGACCCGCAGGAAGCCTGGGACTACATCAAGGCGTTCTACCAGCTCTGA
- the bluB gene encoding 5,6-dimethylbenzimidazole synthase has translation MPATEPSTTTVAAQPYTEAERRAVYRAIDERRDMRHFAGGVVAPEVLQRLLRAAHHAPSVGFMQPWRFVRITRPVLRQQLHEVVEAERLLTADALGMRREEFMRLKVQGVLDAAELLVVALADGREAHIFGRRTLPRMDLASAACAIQNLWLAARAEGLGMGWVSIFDPAAVAALVGMPAGAEPIALLCLGPVHGFYEEPMLQQERWAQRAPLGDVVFDDAWGVASSVIAAAQG, from the coding sequence ATGCCCGCGACTGAACCCTCCACCACCACCGTGGCCGCCCAGCCCTACACCGAGGCCGAGCGCCGTGCGGTGTACCGCGCCATTGACGAGCGGCGCGACATGCGCCACTTTGCGGGCGGGGTTGTCGCGCCCGAGGTGCTGCAACGGCTGCTGCGGGCGGCACACCATGCACCCAGCGTGGGCTTCATGCAGCCGTGGCGCTTTGTCCGCATTACGCGGCCTGTACTGCGCCAGCAATTGCATGAGGTGGTAGAGGCTGAACGCCTGCTCACCGCCGATGCCCTGGGCATGCGGCGCGAGGAGTTCATGCGGCTCAAGGTACAAGGCGTGCTCGACGCGGCCGAGCTGCTGGTGGTGGCCCTGGCCGATGGGCGCGAGGCCCACATCTTTGGCCGCCGCACCTTGCCGCGCATGGATCTGGCGTCTGCCGCCTGCGCCATCCAGAACCTGTGGCTGGCTGCCCGCGCCGAAGGGCTGGGCATGGGCTGGGTGTCGATTTTTGACCCGGCTGCCGTGGCCGCCCTGGTGGGCATGCCTGCAGGGGCCGAGCCCATCGCTTTGCTGTGCCTGGGGCCGGTACACGGCTTTTACGAAGAGCCCATGCTCCAGCAAGAGCGCTGGGCCCAGCGTGCGCCCCTGGGCGATGTGGTGTTTGACGACGCTTGGGGCGTTGCGTCGTCCGTAATTGCAGCAGCGCAGGGCTAG